The proteins below are encoded in one region of Sphaerodactylus townsendi isolate TG3544 linkage group LG06, MPM_Stown_v2.3, whole genome shotgun sequence:
- the AHDC1 gene encoding AT-hook DNA-binding motif-containing protein 1, whose product MNMLSLKVGSGAEGSGSLPGGEGSAPPREVGKSLPRKAAAEGIGAQQQQQQADGSSITCQPVGLENGGNPPAEWISRTQGSSLRQPNNEVDLGDRNFKVTLHCKHMRPRELKCNSRSSKTEGQSSMYADTHTSNCSAKRHSGEDELRRRLKSQVPSLGGTIHSSSDYSQEPKFYQAGHPGQKAEKALAFSMLSFPEGSCSSLGRDHKSGSFRHTETVDRYKSPHGQSNIKTEDLLPANAVDCPGVVRALDETATQDRAAKTFSNATLASGRCNIDSIISLLKSKCGNGRINLYPVVQLIDIMKDINRLSQDLKSCGVHLDCSGLQFDSHELPNEEVHNQGLQYSFYSLPTLANSIRSPEEQAAQACTKTELPKQSQPDLYAEQAEGDKESTQYSACQSSPALKASSSLDEGSSSESDTTDYTELADTDILSELASLACPDPPLLDHQHPESHPQLLESQELDAGSQLIGSPSPEHQPQLVDSKSLEPPPEPLALQTVDPLPAPPGLQTLEPLELQTLEPLSESLSLQSLEPLSEPLGLQSLGALDHQLLDSQGHLLDSEAQLLDSLPKLLDSQPHLGTDESLGTHPLQPQPRLGGCSVRGAVRRGAGRGRDDHRKYALRRTDKPKILCRRRRGGRGRRAEIVAETRVLPTAVPVEVVVAQPDEVIVPVVAVPVQEEVDPLLSTLDLEDSQKAPANLPAPKPKCRGVRRMVVKMAKIPVSLGRRNKTTYKVSSLTSNLNLEGKELITCHSVEPTPLLKMKNNGRNVVVVFPPGEMPIILKRKRGRPPKNLMLGPCKPKEPAPEVKKRRRRKQKLASPQPSYVADTNDSKADYSDVLAKLAFLNRQSQCSARCSPPRCWTPSEPDSIHQAPDTQSISHFLHRVQGFRRRGGKGGGFGRGGGHSARSSRCSFSDFFEGIGKKKKATPVAAMHADPVHPRKRGRQEQDSTDKPKRKRRSRKNGVLFPEQNLGQNFNDGASEWSGDKESLWMPHHGHLSSQTNRNCSFQDADSRTFHSSTMETSSSSRSGFYSGSNPSSQSELSQERHNLFTGYFRSLLDSDDSSDLLDFALSNTRSESRKSATTYTAPPNAIATQRGMASYPSRGGKGTPASTTTTATTETPFHTVMPSRQSFPPNRVAGYNMSQAPSDCRGTDAFQKLVPLSAVSRSPTAHSSAASTYAQYGSYSSSGGGQNVTSSSIFQQGKPYHATQDCPNNKDCSFTYGSGNSLPSSPSSAHSVSYAQQTSGPSLPLSKASFFSSSDPSQFSSSSHTPMRCDSRASTVSPGGYMVPKGSASFQPSPENCRQFPSASQWAFRQGYGNLDWSSDAFSQLYNPGFDCHINEPNVILDISNYTPQKAKQQTVSETFSESSSDSTQFNQPAGYRRANSEASSSEGQSSLSSLEKLMMDWNDSSSAPGYNWNQSVLFQSSSKPGRGRRKKVDIFDAAHLNFTTSAYPSKRGTGVRQPRGSRGACASKKERGTGKSKFPAKSQPVNPLFQDSTDLGLDYYSGDSSMSPLPSQSRGFGLSERDPCDFAGPYSMNPSTPSDGTFGQGFQSDSPGLGQPDLESKHFPSIPHQLAAPPPQQTVFETGLQKAFSPNCSPTLAFKEDLRSSDIRKLPACDSLKHSMQGAGGMAHSAVHMSCRDLPMSQPHYDSPSCKNPGYWYSPTSSTRSPPYDNKVGVGMLMDFMGRTPDTSCLNPHLTSPPSTNPSKNEKEPMDMARVHHRGAYICPLMNDLNISPVPRDSMLPLQDNYRYPSFAPQGHPIMAGAQKSGFLGPVLEQHPEDTFTVTSL is encoded by the coding sequence GTCAGAGTTCCATGTATGCTGACACTCACACCAGCAACTGCTCTGCAAAGAGGCACTCGGGTGAAGATGAATTAAGGAGGCGCCTGAAATCTCAGGTCCCGTCCTTAGGAGGTACCATCCACAGCTCTTCTGATTACTCTCAAGAGCCAAAGTTCTACCAGGCAGGGCACCCTGGTCAAAAGGCAGAGAAGGCCCTGGCATTCAGCATGCTCAGCTTCCCAGAGGGTTCTTGCTCATCGTTAGGCCGGGACCACAAATCTGGCTCCTTTCGTCACACTGAGACGGTCGACCGGTACAAGAGCCCCCACGGCCAGAGCAACATCAAGACAGAGGACTTGCTGCCAGCGAATGCTGTGGACTGTCCAGGTGTTGTCCGGGCCCTAGATGAGACAGCCACGCAGGACAGAGCTGCCAAGACCTTCTCCAATGCGACCTTGGCCTCAGGCAGGTGCAACATTGACAGCATCATCTCCCTGCTCAAGAGCAAGTGTGGTAACGGGCGCATCAACCTCTACCCTGTAGTGCAGCTCATTGATATCATGAAGGACATCAACCGTCTCTCCCAGGACCTGAAGAGCTGTGGTGTTCACCTGGACTGCAGCGGCCTGCAGTTTGACAGCCACGAGCTACCCAATGAAGAGGTCCACAATCAGGGACTGCAGTACAGTTTCTACTCCTTGCCCACGCTGGCCAACAGCATCCGTAGTCCCGAGGAGCAAGCAGCACAGGCCTGTACCAAAACTGAGCTGCCCAAGCAAAGTCAACCTGACCTCTATGCAGAACAGGCAGAGGGGGACAAAGAGAGCACCCAGTACTCAGCCTGCCAGAGTAGTCCTGCTTTGAAGGCATCCAGCAGCTTAGATGAAGGCAGCAGCTCGGAATCGGATACCACTGACTATACTGAACTGGCCGACACAGATATTTTGAGTGAGCTGGCTTCTCTGGCTTGCCCAGACCCTCCGCTGCTAGACCATCAGCATCCAGAGTCTCACCCCCAGTTGCTAGAAAGTCAGGAACTAGACGCAGGATCCCAGTTAATTGGTTCGCCATCTCCGGAACACCAGCCCCAACTAGTAGATTCCAAGTCTCTGGAACCCCCTCCGGAGCCTCTGGCTTTACAGACTGTGGATCCACTGCCTGCACCACCTGGGCTGCAGACCCTAGAACCTCTGGAGCTGCAGACTCTAGAACCGTTGTCTGAGTCGCTTTCTCTCCAGTCCTTGGAGCCCCTTTCGGAGCCATTAGGGCTGCAGTCTTTAGGGGCCCTGGATCACCAACTGCTTGACTCCCAAGGCCACCTTCTGGATTCTGAGGCTCAGCTGCTAGATTCCCTTCCCAAATTGTTAGACTCCCAGCCACATTTGGGGACAGACGAGTCCCTGGGAACGCACCCGCTGCAACCCCAGCCCCGTCTCGGAGGTTGCTCTGTGAGAGGAGCGGTAAGGCGAGGGGCAGGACGGGGCAGGGATGATCACAGGAAGTATGCTCTGCGCAGAACAGACAAACCAAAGATTCTGTGCCGCCGGAGGAGGGGAGGCCGGGGTCGGCGGGCAGAGATTGTAGCTGAGACCAGAGTCCTCCCCACAGCTGTACCAGTGGAGGTAGTTGTGGCACAGCCAGATGAGGTGATCGTGCCTGTGGTGGCTGTGCCAGTACAGGAAGAGGTGGATCCCCTCCTCTCCACCTTGGACTTAGAGGACAGTCAGAAGGCCCCTGCCAACCTGCCTGCCCCAAAGCCCAAATGCCGTGGCGTGCGCAGGATGGTGGTAAAGATGGCCAAGATCCCGGTTTCCCTTGGGAGGCGGAACAAGACGACGTACAAAGTGTCCTCTCTGACCAGCAACTTGAATTTGGAAGGCAAAGAGCTGATAACTTGCCACTCGGTTGAGCCCACCCCACTGCTGAAGATGAAAAACAATGGCCGTAATGTCGTCGTGGTCTTCCCTCCTGGTGAGATGCCAATTATCCTGAAACGGAAGCGGGGGAGGCCCCCTAAAAACTTGATGCTGGGGCCCTGCAAACCTAAGGAGCCTGCTCCGGAGGTGAAGaaacggaggaggaggaagcagaagctgGCCTCACCACAGCCCTCGTACGTTGCTGACACCAATGACAGCAAAGCAGACTACTCGGATGTCCTGGCCAAGCTGGCCTTTCTGAACCGTCAAAGCCAGTGCTCAGCACGCTGCTCCCCACCGCGCTGCTGGACCCCAAGCGAGCCAGACTCCATCCACCAGGCCCCCGACACCCAAAGCATCTCCCACTTTTTGCACCGGGTCCAGGGTTTCCGACGGCGTGGTGGCAAAGGAGGGGGGTTTGGCCGTGGAGGGGGACACTCTGCCCGCTCATCCCGCTGCTCCTTTAGTGATTTCTTCGAAGGTATCGGCAAGAAAAAGAAGGCGACCCCGGTCGCAGCTATGCACGCTGACCCTGTGCACCCACGGAAGCGAGGCCGACAAGAACAAGACTCCACGGACAAGCCCAAGAGGAAGAGGCGGTCCCGCAAGAACGGGGTGTTGTTTCCGGAGCAGAACCTGGGGCAGAACTTCAACGACGGGGCCTCTGAATGGAGTGGAGACAAGGAGAGCCTGTGGATGCCCCACCACGGACACCTCTCCAGCCAGACCAACAGAAACTGCAGTTTCCAAGATGCTGACTCTCGAACCTTCCATTCCTCCACCATGGAGACCAGTTCTTCCAGCAGGAGTGGATTTTACAGTGGCAGCAACCCGTCGTCGCAATCTGAGTTGAGCCAAGAGAGACACAATCTTTTCACTGGCTACTTCCGCTCCCTGCTCGATTCGGACGATTCCTCCGATCTGCTGGACTTTGCTCTTTCAAATACGCGCTCCGAGTCACGGAAATCCGCCACCACCTACACAGCCCCTCCCAATGCCATAGCTACCCAGAGGGGTATGGCGTCGTACCCAAGCCGAGGAGGCAAAGGGACACCTGCCTCCACCACGACCACTGCGACTACTGAGACGCCCTTCCATACGGTCATGCCCAGCCGGCAGTCGTTCCCTCCCAACAGAGTGGCAGGATACAACATGTCTCAGGCACCTTCAGACTGCCGTGGCACAGATGCCTTCCAGAAGCTGGTACCTCTGTCGGCTGTTTCCAGGTCACCCACGGCTCACTCCTCGGCCGCCTCCACCTATGCACAGTACGGTAGCTACAGCAGCAGCGGCGGAGGGCAGAACGTGACCTCCTCCAGCATATTCCAGCAAGGGAAGCCATACCATGCCACGCAAGACTGCCCCAACAACAAAGACTGTAGCTTCACCTACGGCAGCGGCAACAGCCTGCCGTCGTCACCGAGCAGTGCCCACAGCGTCAGCTATGCTCAGCAGACGTCAGGGCCCAGCTTGCCCTTGAGTAAAGCCTCCTTCTTCAGCAGTTCGGATCCCAGCCAGTTCTCCAGCTCCTCCCACACACCCATGAGGTGTGACAGCCGGGCCAGCACTGTGTCCCCCGGTGGCTACATGGTCCCCAAAGGTTCCGCCTCCTTCCAGCCTTCGCCCGAAAACTGTCGGCAGTTCCCCAGCGCCTCCCAGTGGGCTTTCCGGCAAGGCTACGGCAACCTGGACTGGAGCTCTGACGCCTTCAGCCAGCTCTACAACCCAGGTTTTGACTGCCATATCAACGAACCCAACGTCATTCTGGACATCTCCAACTACACGCCACAGAAAGCCAAGCAGCAAACGGTGTCCGAGACCTTCTCCGAGTCCTCCTCGGACAGCACCCAGTTCAACCAGCCGGCCGGCTACAGAAGGGCTAACAGCGAGGCCTCGTCTAGTGAAGGTCAGTCCAGCCTCTCTAGCCTAGAGAAGCTCATGATGGACTGGAACGATTCCTCTTCCGCCCCAGGTTACAACTGGAACCAGAGTGTCTTGTTCCAGAGTAGCTCCAAGCCGGGACGTGGAAGGCGGAAGAAAGTGGACATATTTGATGCTGCCCATCTTAATTTCACGACGTCGGCATATCCCTCCAAGCGGGGCACGGGGGTTCGGCAGCCCCGGGGCTCTCGGGGAGCATGTGCCTCCAAAAAGGAGAGAGGCACAGGGAAGTCCAAGTTCCCTGCCAAATCCCAGCCGGTGAACCCGCTGTTCcaagacagtactgaccttggccTGGATTATTACAGTGGAGACAGCAGCATGTCCCCCCTGCCCTCTCAATCCCGGGGCTTTGGGCTCAGTGAAAGAGACCCTTGCGACTTCGCAGGGCCTTACTCCATGAATCCCTCCACTCCTTCCGACGGCACTTTTGGCCAAGGGTTCCAGAGCGACTCCCCTGGACTTGGGCAGCCAGACCTGGAAAGCAAACATTTCCCCAGCATCCCTCACCAGCTGGCTGCCCCGCCCCCTCAACAGACTGTGTTTGAAACGGGCTTGCAAAAAGCTTTCTCGCCCAATTGCTCCCCGACTCTGGCCTTTAAAGAGGACTTACGGTCCAGCGACATCCGGAAGCTTCCAGCCTGCGATTCGCTCAAACACAGCATGCAAGGGGCTGGCGGCATGGCCCACTCGGCCGTGCATATGTCTTGCCGGGACCTGCCCATGTCTCAGCCACACTACGACTCCCCCAGTTGCAAAAACCCGGGCTATTGGTACTCCCCCACCTCCAGCACCCGAAGCCCCCCCTACGACAACAAAGTTGGGGTTGGGATGCTCATGGACTTCATGGGGAGGACCCCAGATACTTCCTGCCTCAACCCCCACCTGACTAGCCCCCCCAGCACCAACCCTTCCAAGAACGAGAAGGAACCTATGGACATGGCCAGGGTTCACCACCGAGGGGCCTACATTTGCCCCTTGATGAATGACTTGAATATCTCCCCAGTCCCGAGAGACTCTATGCTGCCGCTGCAGGACAACTACAGGTACCCCAGCTTTGCACCCCAAGGACACCCCATCATGGCTGGAGCCCAGAAGAGTGGGTTTTTGGGTCCAGTGCTAGAGCAGCACCCTGAGGACACGTTCACAGTCACCTCATTGTAG